A portion of the Amyelois transitella isolate CPQ chromosome 2, ilAmyTran1.1, whole genome shotgun sequence genome contains these proteins:
- the LOC106129041 gene encoding NEDD8, whose translation MLIKVKTLTGKEIEIDIEPTDKVERIKERVEEKEGIPPQQQRLIFSGKQMNDEKTAQDYKVQGGSVLHLVLALRGGE comes from the exons ATGCTGATCAAAGTGAAG ACACTTACAGGCAAGGAAATCGAAATAGATATTGAACCTACAGATAAAGTAGAAAGAATCAAAGAAAGAGTAGAAGAAAAGGAAGGAATACCGCCGCAGCAACAACGACTTATATTTTCGGGAAAGCAGAT gaATGATGAAAAGACAGCCCAGGACTACAAAGTGCAGGGAGGTTCGGTTCTTCATCTGGTGTTAGCACTGCGAGGGGGAGAGTGA
- the LOC106129040 gene encoding ubiquitin-conjugating enzyme E2Q-like protein 1, translated as MTSRSKEKVAAAFRKLFRSPEKLDNEGAGPSGSPARGRGLLRRHRDGVSPAEAAASLPASPGAAALVKKKAAGATEARERAAAVRTRRLMKELKEIQRLQDNRPDPVFTVELVNDNLFEWHVRLHQIDPESELAGDLRELQIQHILLHLVFPENFPFAPPFMRVIEPRIEKGFVMEGGAICMELLTPRGWASAYTVEAVVMQFAASVVKGQGRVARAPPRPSREFSRRRAEEAFRSLVKTHDKYGWVTPALSDG; from the exons ATGACGTCGCGTTCAAAGGAAAAGGTGGCGGCTGCATTCCGGAAGCTATTCCGATCTCCGGAGAAGCTGGACAATGAGGGCGCCGGGCCCAGCGGCTCGCCCGCAAGGGGCCGGGGCCTGCTGAGACGACACAG AGACGGCGTCAGTCCAGCAGAAGCGGCCGCCAGCTTGCCAGCGAGCCCTGGCGCCGCGGCGCTGGTCAAGAAGAAGGCCGCAGGAGCGACCGAAGCGCGGGAGCGTGCAGCCGCCGTGCGGACACGAAGATTGATGAAGGAACTCAAAGAAATCCAGCGGTTGCAGGACAACAGGCCTGATCCTGTTTTCACG GTGGAGTTGGTGAACGACAACCTATTCGAATGGCACGTGCGGTTACACCAGATCGACCCCGAGAGCGAGCTGGCTGGTGACCTGCGAGAGCTTCAAATACAACACATACTGCTGCACCTCGTCTTCCCTGAGAACTTCCCCTTCGCGCCGCCTTTCATGAGGGTCATCGAGCCGCGAATAGAGAAGGGCTTCGTCATGGAAG GAGGCGCAATTTGCATGGAGCTGTTGACACCTCGAGGGTGGGCGTCTGCTTACACTGTAGAAGCTGTGGTCATGCAGTTCGCAGCGTCCGTGGTGAAAGGGCAGGGCCGAGTTGCGCGGGCGCCGCCTCGACCCTCCAGAGAATTCTCGCGACGGCGCGCGGAGGAGGCCTTCCGTTCGCTAGTGAAGACACACGATAAATATGGCTGGGTCACGCCGGCCCTCTCTGATGGTTGA